One window from the genome of Actinoplanes teichomyceticus ATCC 31121 encodes:
- a CDS encoding 5-(carboxyamino)imidazole ribonucleotide synthase, protein MDTRTGLPVVGMVGGGQLARMTHQAAISLGQSLRVLSAKPDDSAALVAADVPIGTHTDLAALREFAKGCDAVTFDHEHVPTEHIEALEAEGVKVFPGSKALVFAQDKGMMRERLAQLGAPVPRWARVSTAAEIEAFAGGSWPVVAKATRGGYDGRGVWMLGSREAAEDLVSTGIPLIVEERVPLRRELAALVARSPFGQVAAYPVVETVQRDGICVEVIAPAPQVSEQRALEAQQLAIDLATELGVVGLLAVELFETETDTGIVVNELAMRPHNSGHWTIEGARTSQFEQHLRAVLDYPMGSTALAAPVVVMANVLGGEPGGISIDERLHHLFATDPGARVHLYGKQVRPGRKIGHVTVLGDDLATVRARAARAAQWLQEGK, encoded by the coding sequence ATGGATACCCGAACCGGTCTGCCTGTAGTCGGCATGGTGGGGGGCGGCCAGCTGGCCCGGATGACCCACCAGGCCGCGATCTCCCTCGGTCAGTCACTGCGCGTGCTCAGTGCGAAACCCGATGACAGCGCCGCGCTGGTCGCGGCCGACGTGCCGATCGGCACGCACACCGACCTGGCGGCGCTGCGGGAGTTCGCCAAGGGGTGCGACGCCGTCACCTTCGACCACGAGCATGTGCCGACCGAGCACATCGAGGCGCTCGAGGCCGAGGGCGTGAAGGTCTTCCCGGGGTCGAAGGCGCTGGTCTTCGCCCAGGACAAGGGCATGATGCGCGAGCGCCTGGCGCAGTTGGGCGCCCCGGTGCCGCGCTGGGCGCGGGTCAGCACGGCGGCGGAGATCGAGGCGTTCGCGGGCGGCTCCTGGCCGGTGGTGGCCAAGGCCACCCGAGGGGGGTACGACGGCCGGGGCGTGTGGATGCTCGGCTCCCGGGAAGCCGCCGAGGACCTGGTCTCCACCGGCATCCCGCTGATCGTCGAGGAGCGGGTGCCGCTGCGGCGCGAGCTCGCCGCCCTCGTCGCGCGGTCGCCGTTCGGGCAGGTGGCGGCCTATCCGGTGGTGGAGACCGTGCAGCGTGACGGGATCTGCGTCGAGGTGATCGCCCCGGCGCCACAGGTGTCCGAACAGCGGGCGCTGGAGGCCCAGCAGCTGGCCATCGACCTGGCCACCGAGCTCGGCGTGGTGGGCCTGCTGGCCGTCGAGCTGTTCGAGACCGAGACCGACACCGGCATCGTGGTCAACGAGCTCGCGATGCGCCCGCACAACTCCGGGCACTGGACCATCGAGGGGGCCCGGACCTCCCAGTTCGAGCAGCACCTGCGAGCCGTCCTGGACTATCCGATGGGCTCCACCGCGCTGGCCGCGCCGGTCGTGGTGATGGCGAACGTGCTCGGCGGCGAGCCGGGCGGGATCTCCATCGACGAACGGCTGCACCACCTGTTCGCGACGGACCCGGGCGCACGCGTCCACCTCTACGGCAAGCAGGTCCGCCCCGGGCGCAAGATCGGGCACGTGACGGTGCTCGGCGACGATCTCGCAACGGTCCGGGCACGTGCCGCCCGGGCCGCTCAGTGGCTGCAGGAGGGCAAGTGA
- a CDS encoding putative bifunctional diguanylate cyclase/phosphodiesterase, which produces MTASCSPHRRAWTRLTGRSRPVRVLTVTVVVAALAAVLLGALQTPRLPAGSPLSPVDGAGVAAVLAAIAQLAGLRFRLGPDAISVSWAEAAVVVGLVVCPAGWLPAATLAGIGAAWLLLAWLTGLRDPAEIVHLVASMTLGVSAAALVTSLLAGDAGVRSGRLALALAAGAATYLLVTFGLVVLTLILQRDVPPGQVAAKVLYAKVPMSTGNVIVGLCAVFALVREPLWLLAFGPALWLLHRTYRFHLRAAEERRMWEAFAAATARLPGASEAEVARAGLRGALDVFGARRVELELRGECGSRRYTEDGPGQGPEVATSGPAVTRSMAVAGRPVGELTVWLGEPTLPVPRDEAAITAYGEALAGALHDAAAHQRIAELDARVAHDRVHDPLTGLINRSALVADGDTRLRAGERDRPVALLLLDVVGFREVNCTLGHRGGDEVLRLIAERLVGQARAGEVVARTGDDEFALLLPALTALAGPAGWAHGAPHILAQALRRARELVEQLRLPMQVAGVRLAVEVTVGAVVAQAGHVEVTELLRRASLAAGRAKEQGLTVGTYDSGQDASSTDRLALLAELQDAFAADDQIMLHLQPAVDLVTAEPTGCEALVRWRHPRRGQLSPAEFLPAVERSELLIPFTRRVLDLALAAAADWTAHGIDVPVSVNVSARSLTDPTFPAQVTEALRRHRTPASRLVLEITESVAVSEQDIVDEVLARLRASGVQMSLDDFGTGFSSLSSVTRMPVDEIKIDRSFVEEMIDSPAAGAVVRGAVELGARLGVRVVAEGIETVEQRAALIALGCPSAQGYHFCKPMPADKIVQALTQLRGSSSARVTPLRADGAS; this is translated from the coding sequence ATGACCGCCTCGTGCTCACCGCATCGCCGCGCCTGGACCCGCCTGACCGGCCGCTCCCGGCCGGTCCGCGTCCTCACCGTCACGGTCGTGGTCGCCGCCCTGGCGGCCGTGCTGCTCGGCGCGTTGCAGACGCCGCGCCTGCCGGCCGGCAGCCCGCTGTCGCCGGTCGACGGCGCCGGCGTCGCGGCCGTGCTGGCCGCCATCGCCCAGCTGGCCGGCCTGCGCTTCCGGCTCGGCCCGGACGCGATCTCGGTGAGCTGGGCCGAGGCGGCCGTCGTGGTCGGCCTGGTGGTGTGCCCGGCCGGCTGGCTGCCGGCCGCCACCCTGGCCGGCATCGGCGCCGCGTGGCTGCTGCTGGCCTGGCTGACCGGGCTGCGCGACCCCGCCGAGATCGTCCACCTGGTCGCCTCGATGACCCTCGGGGTGTCGGCCGCCGCCCTGGTCACCTCGCTGCTGGCCGGGGACGCCGGGGTGCGCAGCGGTCGGCTGGCACTGGCCCTGGCCGCCGGCGCGGCCACCTACCTGCTGGTCACTTTCGGCCTCGTGGTGCTCACCCTGATCCTGCAGCGTGACGTCCCGCCCGGCCAGGTCGCCGCCAAGGTGCTCTACGCCAAGGTGCCGATGTCCACCGGCAACGTCATCGTCGGCCTGTGCGCGGTGTTCGCCCTGGTCCGCGAGCCGCTCTGGCTGCTCGCCTTCGGCCCGGCGCTGTGGCTGCTGCACCGCACCTACCGCTTCCACCTGCGCGCCGCCGAGGAACGCCGGATGTGGGAGGCGTTCGCGGCCGCCACCGCGCGGCTGCCCGGCGCCAGCGAGGCCGAGGTGGCCCGGGCCGGGCTGCGCGGCGCGCTGGACGTCTTCGGCGCCCGCCGGGTCGAGCTGGAGCTGCGCGGCGAGTGCGGCAGCCGGCGCTACACCGAGGACGGGCCCGGACAGGGCCCGGAGGTGGCCACCTCCGGCCCGGCCGTCACCCGCAGCATGGCGGTGGCCGGGCGGCCGGTCGGCGAGCTGACCGTCTGGCTCGGCGAGCCGACGCTGCCGGTGCCGCGTGACGAGGCGGCGATCACGGCGTACGGCGAGGCGCTGGCCGGGGCGCTGCACGACGCGGCCGCCCACCAGCGGATCGCCGAGCTGGACGCCCGGGTCGCGCACGACCGGGTGCACGACCCGCTGACCGGGCTGATCAACCGGTCCGCCCTGGTCGCCGACGGCGACACCCGGCTGCGCGCCGGCGAGCGCGACCGCCCGGTGGCCCTGCTGCTGCTCGACGTGGTCGGCTTCCGGGAGGTGAACTGCACGCTCGGGCACCGCGGCGGTGACGAAGTGCTGCGGTTGATCGCGGAACGCCTGGTCGGGCAGGCCCGCGCCGGCGAGGTGGTCGCCCGTACCGGTGACGACGAGTTCGCGCTGCTGCTGCCGGCGCTGACCGCGCTGGCCGGCCCGGCCGGCTGGGCGCACGGCGCGCCGCACATCCTGGCCCAGGCGCTGCGGCGGGCCCGTGAGCTGGTGGAGCAGCTACGCCTGCCGATGCAGGTGGCCGGGGTGCGGCTGGCCGTCGAGGTGACCGTCGGCGCGGTGGTCGCCCAGGCCGGGCACGTCGAGGTGACCGAGCTGCTGCGACGCGCCTCGCTGGCCGCCGGGCGCGCCAAGGAGCAGGGGCTGACCGTCGGGACGTACGACAGCGGCCAGGACGCCAGCAGCACCGACCGGCTGGCGCTGCTGGCCGAGCTGCAGGACGCGTTCGCCGCCGACGACCAGATCATGCTGCACCTGCAGCCCGCGGTCGACCTGGTCACCGCCGAGCCGACCGGCTGCGAGGCGCTGGTGCGCTGGCGGCACCCGCGGCGCGGGCAGCTGTCCCCGGCCGAGTTCCTGCCCGCGGTGGAGCGCAGCGAGCTGCTCATCCCGTTCACCCGGCGGGTGCTGGACCTGGCGCTGGCCGCCGCCGCGGACTGGACCGCGCACGGCATCGACGTGCCGGTCTCGGTCAACGTCTCGGCCCGCAGCCTGACCGACCCGACCTTCCCGGCCCAGGTCACCGAGGCGCTGCGGCGGCACCGGACGCCGGCCTCCCGGCTGGTCCTGGAGATCACCGAGTCGGTGGCGGTCAGCGAGCAGGACATCGTCGACGAGGTGCTGGCCCGGTTGCGGGCCAGCGGCGTGCAGATGTCACTGGACGACTTCGGCACCGGGTTCTCCTCGCTGTCCTCGGTCACCCGGATGCCGGTCGACGAGATCAAGATCGACCGGTCGTTCGTGGAGGAGATGATCGACTCCCCGGCGGCCGGCGCGGTGGTGCGCGGCGCGGTCGAGCTGGGAGCGCGGCTCGGCGTGCGGGTGGTCGCCGAGGGCATCGAGACGGTCGAGCAGCGGGCCGCCCTGATCGCGCTCGGGTGCCCGTCCGCACAGGGCTACCACTTCTGCAAGCCGATGCCCGCCGACAAGATCGTTCAGGCACTCACCCAGCTGCGCGGATCCTCGTCGGCGAGGGTCACCCCGCTGCGCGCCGACGGCGCCTCCTGA
- a CDS encoding thioredoxin domain-containing protein: MVNRLADATSPYLLQHRDNPVDWWPWCDEAFAEAGKRDVPVLISVGYAACHWCHVMAHESFEDEAIARQLNDNFVAIKVDREERPDVDAVYMTATQAMTGQGGWPMTVFATPGGDPFYCGTYFPKQHFSRLLTSVVKAWRDERDGVVKQGAAVVEAVGGAQLVGGPTAAISAQMLATAARRLAEEHDETAGGFGGAPKFPPHMNLLFLLRHHERTGSATALELARHTGEQMARGGIYDQLAGGFARYSVDAHWTVPHFEKMLYDNALLLRFYTQLWRLTGDVLARRVADETAEFLLRDLGTPAGGLASALDADTDGVEGLTYAWMPEQLTEALGAEDGAWAADLFQVTPGGTFEHGRSVLVLARDIDAADPQIVARWRDMRARLLAVRAGRPQPARDDKVVAAWNGLAVTALAEHAVLTGSAASHRAAVELAGVLADRHIVDGRLRRVSRDGRVGEPAGVLEDYGCVAEAFLAVHQITAQPRWLRAAGRLLDVALAHFGTGTGGFYDTADDAEKLLTRPADPTDNATPSGLASVCAALVGYAALTGQTAYREAADAALATVGPLIEGHPRFAGYSAMVAEAALAGPYEIAVATDDLADPLVATAWREAPAGTVVVAGAPDLPEVPLLAGRPLIGGRATAYVCRGFVCDRPVTTPQDLIARLDR, from the coding sequence ATGGTCAACCGTCTCGCCGACGCCACCTCGCCGTACCTCCTGCAGCACCGGGACAACCCGGTCGACTGGTGGCCCTGGTGCGACGAGGCGTTCGCGGAGGCCGGCAAGCGGGACGTGCCCGTGCTGATCTCGGTGGGCTACGCCGCCTGCCACTGGTGCCACGTGATGGCCCACGAGTCGTTCGAGGACGAGGCCATCGCCCGGCAGCTCAACGACAACTTCGTGGCGATCAAGGTGGACCGCGAGGAACGGCCCGACGTGGACGCCGTCTACATGACCGCCACGCAGGCGATGACCGGCCAGGGTGGCTGGCCCATGACGGTCTTCGCCACCCCCGGCGGCGACCCGTTCTACTGCGGCACCTACTTTCCGAAGCAGCATTTCAGCCGCCTGCTGACCTCGGTCGTCAAGGCGTGGCGGGACGAGCGCGACGGGGTGGTCAAGCAGGGCGCGGCGGTGGTCGAGGCGGTCGGCGGGGCGCAACTGGTCGGCGGGCCGACCGCGGCGATCTCCGCGCAGATGCTGGCGACCGCGGCGCGGCGGCTGGCCGAGGAGCATGACGAGACGGCCGGCGGGTTCGGCGGCGCCCCGAAGTTCCCGCCGCACATGAACCTGCTGTTCCTGCTGCGCCACCACGAACGCACCGGTTCCGCCACGGCCCTGGAACTGGCCCGGCACACCGGCGAGCAGATGGCCCGCGGCGGCATCTACGACCAGCTGGCCGGCGGCTTCGCCCGGTACTCGGTCGACGCGCACTGGACCGTGCCGCACTTCGAGAAGATGCTCTACGACAACGCGCTGCTGCTGCGGTTCTACACCCAGCTGTGGCGGCTCACCGGCGACGTGCTGGCCCGGCGGGTGGCCGACGAGACCGCCGAGTTCCTGCTGCGCGACCTCGGCACCCCGGCGGGCGGGCTGGCCTCGGCGCTGGACGCGGACACCGACGGGGTCGAGGGCCTGACGTACGCGTGGATGCCGGAGCAGCTCACCGAGGCGCTCGGCGCCGAGGACGGCGCCTGGGCCGCCGATCTCTTCCAGGTCACCCCGGGCGGCACCTTCGAGCACGGCCGCAGCGTGCTGGTGCTGGCCCGCGACATCGACGCCGCCGATCCGCAGATCGTGGCGCGCTGGCGGGACATGCGGGCGAGGCTGCTGGCCGTCCGGGCCGGGCGTCCGCAACCGGCCCGCGACGACAAGGTGGTCGCCGCGTGGAACGGCCTGGCGGTCACCGCGCTGGCCGAGCACGCGGTGCTGACCGGCTCGGCGGCGTCCCACCGGGCCGCGGTGGAGCTGGCCGGGGTGCTCGCCGACCGGCACATCGTGGACGGGCGGCTGCGGCGGGTCTCCCGGGACGGCCGGGTCGGTGAGCCGGCCGGGGTCCTGGAGGACTACGGGTGCGTGGCGGAGGCCTTCCTCGCCGTCCACCAGATCACCGCGCAGCCGCGGTGGTTGCGGGCGGCGGGCCGGTTGCTGGACGTCGCGCTGGCCCATTTCGGTACCGGGACGGGCGGGTTCTACGACACCGCCGACGACGCCGAGAAGCTGCTGACCCGCCCCGCCGACCCGACCGACAACGCGACCCCGTCCGGGCTGGCCTCGGTGTGCGCGGCGCTGGTCGGCTACGCGGCGCTGACCGGACAGACGGCGTACCGGGAGGCGGCGGACGCGGCCCTGGCGACGGTGGGGCCGCTGATCGAGGGGCATCCGCGATTCGCCGGGTACTCCGCGATGGTGGCCGAGGCGGCGCTGGCCGGTCCGTACGAGATCGCGGTCGCCACCGACGACCTGGCCGATCCGCTGGTGGCCACGGCGTGGCGGGAGGCCCCGGCCGGGACGGTCGTCGTCGCGGGCGCGCCGGACCTGCCGGAGGTGCCGCTGCTGGCCGGACGTCCGCTGATCGGCGGGCGGGCCACGGCCTACGTCTGTCGCGGGTTCGTCTGCGACCGTCCGGTCACCACCCCGCAGGACCTGATCGCCCGCCTCGACCGGTGA
- the purE gene encoding 5-(carboxyamino)imidazole ribonucleotide mutase has protein sequence MAPVVGIIMGSDSDWPTLEAAALALAEFEVPFEVGVVSAHRTVRKMVDYAESAAGRGLKAIIAGAGGAAHLPGMVAALTPLPVIGVPVPLKHLDGMDSLLSIVQMPAGVPVATVSIGGARNAGLLAVRILGSSDPALRQRMADFQSGLEKLVAEKDAALRDRLLG, from the coding sequence ATGGCACCCGTCGTCGGCATCATCATGGGCAGTGACTCGGACTGGCCGACCTTGGAGGCCGCCGCGCTGGCGCTCGCCGAGTTCGAGGTGCCGTTCGAGGTCGGTGTGGTCTCCGCGCACCGCACGGTCCGCAAGATGGTGGACTACGCGGAGTCGGCGGCCGGCCGCGGCCTCAAGGCGATCATCGCCGGGGCGGGCGGCGCCGCGCACCTGCCGGGCATGGTCGCCGCGCTCACCCCGCTGCCGGTGATCGGCGTCCCGGTGCCGCTCAAGCACCTGGACGGGATGGACTCGCTGCTGTCCATCGTGCAGATGCCGGCCGGTGTCCCGGTGGCCACCGTGTCGATCGGCGGCGCGCGCAACGCCGGGCTGCTCGCGGTGCGGATCCTCGGCTCCTCCGACCCGGCGCTGCGGCAGCGGATGGCCGATTTCCAGAGCGGGCTGGAGAAGCTGGTCGCCGAGAAGGACGCCGCGCTGCGCGACCGGCTGCTCGGCTGA
- a CDS encoding DUF4307 domain-containing protein, with the protein MSETRATTPVFPPGRYGRRRDGRRRRPLPLIVAAAVFALGALGVAWAYYQKFGQTDYNPEIIGWNEPTDAEMVIRFRVRVPEGGTASCVLRARDYLGYEVGTRTVAVPAAPGGGEVVVTESVPTTQRGSVGDVMTCRPAG; encoded by the coding sequence GTGAGCGAGACGCGCGCCACAACCCCGGTTTTCCCGCCCGGGCGGTACGGCCGGCGCCGGGACGGGCGCCGCCGCAGGCCGCTGCCGCTGATCGTCGCGGCGGCCGTCTTCGCGCTCGGCGCGCTCGGCGTCGCCTGGGCGTATTACCAGAAGTTCGGGCAGACGGACTACAACCCGGAGATCATCGGCTGGAACGAGCCGACCGACGCCGAGATGGTGATCCGGTTCCGGGTCCGGGTGCCCGAGGGCGGCACCGCGTCGTGCGTGCTGCGCGCCCGCGACTACCTGGGCTACGAGGTGGGTACCCGGACGGTCGCCGTGCCCGCCGCGCCCGGCGGCGGCGAGGTGGTGGTGACCGAGTCGGTGCCCACCACCCAGCGCGGCTCGGTGGGTGACGTGATGACCTGCCGCCCCGCCGGGTAG
- the greA gene encoding transcription elongation factor GreA, whose translation MSSSQAPKTWLSQDAYDRLQAELDELIAGRPAIAAEINARREEGDLRENGGYHAAREEQSRQEGRILYLKEFLRNAEVGEVQAADSVVPGSVVTIYFDDDQSDTETFLLGSREISSTTDLTVYSPESALGKAILGARPGQTVTYTAPSGADIKVTVVKFGAFEG comes from the coding sequence GTGTCCAGTTCCCAGGCACCGAAGACCTGGCTCTCCCAGGACGCATACGACCGGCTGCAGGCCGAGCTCGACGAGTTGATCGCGGGTCGCCCGGCGATAGCGGCGGAGATCAACGCCCGGCGCGAGGAGGGTGACCTCCGGGAGAACGGCGGCTACCACGCGGCTCGCGAGGAGCAGAGCCGCCAGGAGGGCCGGATCCTGTACTTGAAGGAGTTCCTCCGCAACGCCGAGGTCGGCGAGGTGCAGGCCGCCGACTCGGTGGTGCCCGGCTCCGTCGTGACGATCTACTTCGACGACGACCAGAGCGACACCGAGACCTTCCTGCTCGGTTCCCGGGAGATCTCGTCGACCACCGACCTCACCGTGTACAGCCCGGAGTCGGCGCTCGGCAAGGCGATCCTCGGCGCCCGCCCCGGCCAGACCGTAACCTACACCGCCCCCAGCGGCGCGGACATCAAGGTCACCGTGGTCAAGTTCGGCGCCTTCGAGGGCTGA
- the ilvA gene encoding threonine ammonia-lyase, whose protein sequence is MSDLLSLADVEAARELLGEVVKTTPLVTSRPLSEITGVPVWLKCENQQRAGSYKVRGAYTRIARLSPAERARGVVAASAGNHAQGVALAAGLLGIQATVFMPEGAPLPKVAATRGYGAIVEYAGASVDDALEAAHEFARRTGAVLIHPFDHPDVIAGQGTVALEILEQCPRASTIVTAVGGGGLISGLAVAAKSVRPDIRIVGVQASGAAAFPPSLAAGAPQKLDSCLTIADGIAVMRPGDLTFAHVAKLVDEVVTVSDEDLSAALLVLLERHKMVVEPAGAAAVAALLTGAYVPARDAGPVVAVLSGGNIDPMLLLRVIEHGLASAGRFLRLAVRCTDRPGQLARMLREIAEQRANIVDVVHSRQSPRLSFGEVEVALSVETRGPAHSAALISALRDAGYRVALLADATP, encoded by the coding sequence ATGAGTGACCTGCTCTCCCTCGCCGACGTCGAAGCGGCCCGGGAACTGCTCGGCGAGGTTGTGAAGACCACACCGCTGGTGACGTCCCGGCCGCTCAGCGAGATCACCGGGGTGCCGGTCTGGCTCAAGTGCGAGAACCAGCAGCGGGCCGGGTCGTACAAGGTGCGCGGCGCCTACACCCGGATCGCCCGCCTCTCGCCGGCCGAGCGGGCCCGCGGCGTGGTGGCGGCCAGCGCCGGCAACCACGCCCAGGGCGTGGCGCTCGCCGCCGGGCTGCTCGGCATCCAGGCCACCGTCTTCATGCCGGAGGGCGCGCCGCTGCCCAAGGTCGCCGCGACCCGGGGGTACGGCGCGATCGTCGAGTACGCCGGTGCCAGCGTGGACGACGCGCTGGAGGCGGCACACGAGTTCGCCCGCCGGACCGGGGCGGTGCTGATCCATCCGTTCGATCACCCGGACGTGATCGCCGGGCAGGGCACGGTGGCGCTGGAGATCCTGGAGCAGTGCCCGCGGGCCAGCACGATCGTCACCGCGGTCGGCGGTGGCGGCCTGATCTCCGGGCTGGCGGTCGCGGCCAAGTCGGTGCGGCCGGACATCCGGATCGTCGGCGTGCAGGCGAGCGGGGCGGCCGCGTTCCCGCCCTCGCTGGCCGCCGGCGCGCCGCAGAAGCTCGACTCCTGCCTCACCATCGCCGACGGCATCGCGGTGATGCGGCCCGGCGACCTCACCTTCGCGCACGTCGCCAAGCTGGTCGACGAGGTGGTCACGGTCAGCGACGAGGACCTGTCCGCGGCCCTGCTCGTGCTGCTGGAACGGCACAAGATGGTGGTCGAGCCGGCCGGCGCCGCCGCGGTCGCCGCCCTGCTCACCGGGGCGTACGTGCCGGCCCGTGACGCCGGCCCGGTGGTGGCCGTGCTGTCCGGCGGCAACATCGACCCGATGCTGCTGCTGCGGGTGATCGAGCACGGTCTCGCCTCGGCCGGCCGGTTCCTGCGCCTGGCGGTGCGCTGCACCGACCGGCCCGGTCAGCTGGCCCGGATGCTCCGTGAGATCGCCGAGCAGCGGGCCAACATCGTCGACGTGGTGCACTCCCGGCAGAGCCCGCGGCTGAGTTTCGGCGAGGTGGAGGTGGCGCTGTCGGTGGAGACCCGCGGGCCGGCCCACTCGGCGGCGCTGATCAGCGCGCTGCGGGACGCCGGGTACCGGGTCGCGCTGCTCGCCGACGCCACCCCCTGA
- a CDS encoding amidase, protein MDTTTWVGATAKQIARAVRRGDANATQVVADHLEQIAISDPALGAFRVVRGGEALTEAEKVDEQEDLANLPLAGVPVAVKENTAVAGLPTWHGSAAARTREVAEQDHEVVRRLRGAGAVVVGVTRMPEMGLWAVTDDQEGPTRNPWDLDRTPGGSSGGSAAAVAAGLVPIAQGNDGLGSIRIPAACCGLVGLKPGRGVVPVDFGDQDWFGLVENGVLTTTVADAALGFSVLAGQAPAKLVEPSRLRVAVSLRSPIAGVKPDEPNVSAVAKASKLLVDAGHDTVRADPRYPTGVALGVLATWFAGAYRNSAGLDVRGLQPRTRRHIGLGRAAMRAGLVRQAQRAAWRERSIRFFAERGVDLLLTPALAAAPPPALQYSAIPWYRNMQANARYAPYQAPWNYAGLPAIVVPVGFRPDGLPLAVQLVGPPDSELLLLSVAGQFEVLNPWQRHALV, encoded by the coding sequence ATGGACACGACGACCTGGGTGGGCGCCACCGCGAAGCAGATCGCCCGGGCGGTGCGGCGCGGCGACGCGAACGCCACCCAGGTCGTGGCCGACCACCTGGAGCAGATCGCGATCTCCGACCCGGCGCTGGGCGCGTTCCGGGTGGTCCGCGGCGGTGAGGCGCTCACCGAGGCGGAGAAGGTCGACGAGCAGGAGGACCTGGCCAACCTGCCGCTCGCCGGGGTGCCGGTGGCGGTCAAGGAGAACACCGCGGTGGCCGGCCTGCCGACCTGGCACGGCTCGGCGGCGGCCCGCACCCGCGAGGTGGCCGAGCAGGACCACGAGGTGGTCCGGCGGCTGCGCGGGGCCGGCGCGGTGGTCGTCGGCGTGACCCGGATGCCGGAGATGGGCCTCTGGGCGGTCACCGACGACCAGGAGGGACCCACCCGCAACCCGTGGGACCTGGACCGGACGCCCGGCGGGTCGTCCGGTGGCTCGGCCGCCGCGGTGGCGGCCGGGCTCGTCCCGATCGCGCAGGGCAACGACGGGCTGGGCTCGATCCGGATCCCGGCGGCCTGCTGCGGCCTGGTCGGGCTCAAGCCGGGCCGCGGCGTGGTCCCGGTCGACTTCGGCGACCAGGACTGGTTCGGCCTGGTGGAGAACGGGGTGCTGACCACCACGGTGGCCGACGCCGCGCTCGGGTTCAGCGTGCTGGCCGGGCAGGCCCCGGCGAAGCTGGTCGAGCCGTCCCGGCTGCGGGTCGCGGTGTCGCTGCGGTCGCCGATCGCCGGCGTCAAGCCCGACGAGCCGAACGTCTCGGCGGTCGCCAAGGCGTCGAAGCTGCTGGTCGACGCCGGGCACGACACGGTGCGCGCCGATCCGCGCTACCCGACGGGCGTGGCGCTCGGCGTGCTGGCGACCTGGTTCGCCGGGGCGTACCGCAACTCCGCCGGCCTGGACGTGCGCGGCCTGCAGCCGCGCACCCGGCGGCACATCGGGCTGGGCCGGGCCGCGATGCGGGCCGGGCTGGTCCGCCAGGCGCAGCGTGCCGCCTGGCGCGAGCGGTCGATCCGGTTCTTCGCCGAGCGCGGTGTCGACCTGCTGCTGACCCCGGCGCTGGCCGCCGCGCCGCCACCCGCGCTGCAGTACTCGGCCATCCCCTGGTACCGGAACATGCAGGCCAACGCCCGCTACGCGCCGTACCAGGCGCCGTGGAACTACGCCGGGCTGCCGGCCATCGTGGTGCCGGTCGGCTTCCGGCCGGACGGCCTGCCGCTGGCGGTGCAGCTGGTCGGCCCGCCCGACTCGGAGCTGCTGCTGCTGTCGGTGGCCGGGCAGTTCGAGGTGCTCAACCCCTGGCAGCGGCACGCCCTCGTGTGA
- the mca gene encoding mycothiol conjugate amidase Mca, with protein MAEQLRLMTVHAHPDDESSKGAATMAKYVAEGARVLVATCTGGERGSVLNPKMDRPEVLADITNIRRREMDRAREILGVEQAWLGFVDSGLPEGDPLPPLPEGCFGLQDPQEAAKPLIKLIREFRPHVMTTYDENGGYPHPDHIMCHKVSVVAFDAAGDPELYPELGEPWQPLKLYYNSGWTRARMLALHEGMLAAGLESPYTEWLEKWSDRQDRGDKITTRVECGEYFSVRDDALRAHATQVDPDGFWFHIPLEMQQKVWPTEDFELARSLVDSPVPESDLFAGIREKVEAA; from the coding sequence GTGGCTGAGCAACTGCGTCTCATGACTGTGCACGCGCACCCGGACGACGAGTCCAGCAAGGGTGCCGCCACGATGGCGAAATACGTCGCCGAGGGCGCCCGGGTGCTCGTCGCCACCTGCACCGGGGGCGAGCGCGGCAGTGTGCTGAACCCGAAGATGGACCGGCCCGAGGTGCTGGCGGACATCACCAACATCCGCCGCAGGGAGATGGACCGGGCGCGCGAGATCCTCGGCGTGGAGCAGGCCTGGCTGGGCTTCGTCGACTCCGGGCTGCCCGAGGGCGACCCGCTGCCGCCGCTGCCGGAGGGCTGCTTCGGCCTGCAGGACCCGCAGGAGGCGGCCAAGCCGCTGATCAAGCTGATCCGCGAGTTCCGGCCGCACGTCATGACGACGTACGACGAGAACGGCGGATACCCGCACCCGGACCACATCATGTGCCACAAGGTGTCGGTGGTGGCCTTCGACGCGGCCGGCGACCCGGAGCTCTACCCCGAGCTGGGCGAGCCGTGGCAGCCGCTGAAGCTCTACTACAACTCCGGCTGGACCCGGGCCCGGATGCTCGCGCTGCACGAGGGCATGCTGGCGGCGGGGCTGGAGTCGCCGTACACCGAGTGGCTGGAGAAATGGTCGGACCGGCAGGACCGGGGCGACAAGATCACCACCCGGGTCGAGTGCGGCGAGTACTTCAGCGTCCGCGACGACGCGCTGCGCGCCCACGCCACCCAGGTCGACCCGGACGGCTTCTGGTTCCACATCCCGCTGGAGATGCAGCAGAAGGTGTGGCCGACCGAGGACTTCGAGCTGGCGCGGTCACTGGTGGACAGCCCGGTCCCGGAATCCGACCTGTTCGCGGGCATCCGGGAGAAGGTCGAGGCCGCCTGA